The following coding sequences lie in one Hoplias malabaricus isolate fHopMal1 chromosome 14, fHopMal1.hap1, whole genome shotgun sequence genomic window:
- the mier3b gene encoding mesoderm induction early response protein 3 isoform X2 encodes MLVHEYDDERTLEEEESLEGEKNFSSELADLEKEGNMPLEELLAIYRYEASVSTAAGSSLDGSSGELADDLPDMTLDKEEIAKDLLSGDYEEETQSSADDLTPSVTSHEATDFFPRTLRSNATYDGDKESEGEEEGLSPEDSRKEIMVGSQYQAEVPTGLSFYSDNEKVCEEQDQLLWSPGTLSERKVEVYLREALSADSGTENCGGHIRDNEQALYELLKCNYNTSEALTHYCSNLKSSKEESPPWSEEECRNFEHALQIYEKNFHLIQKNKVPTRTVAECVAFYYMWKKSERFDYFVQQNRFGKKKYSIYPGVTDLMDRLVDEAEGLAVDSSSSVSSGGAGGRMEVSAEQQLGLLNTITASDLTALSNSVASVCNPADMSCLDSSYFPPLESLHRGALGHDEALGYPTAGDSACLSVLDSAFYRSDLGQLGVCSSKDCERPSKRLKIGLSESLINDVAVTNLGMEFEGRRAHRITGAKMAVSVTDFASIASGEANGFISPHSRHHQHTALQSD; translated from the exons ATGCTGGTTCATGAATATGATGACGAAAGAACACTAGAAGAAGAGGAGTCACTGGAAGGAGAAAAGAACTTCAGCAGTGAGTTAGCAGATCTGGAGAAG GAAGGAAATATGCCGCTGGAGGAACTCTTGGCCATATATCGTTATGAGGCATCAGTCAGTACAGCTGCAGGGTCAAGTTTAGATGGCTCTTCTGGTGAACTGGCTGATGATCTGCCTGATATGACCCTAGATAAG GAAGAAATAGCCAAAGATTTGCTGTCAGGTGACTATGAAGAAGAGACGCAATCATCAGCTGATGATCTGACCCCTTCTGTTACCTCCCACGAAGCCACTGACTTCTTCCCAAGAACTCTCAGAT CCAACGCTACATATGATGGCGATAAGGAGTCTGAGGGAGAAGAGGAGGGTCTCAGTCCAGAAGACTCAAGGAAG gAAATTATGGTTGGATCCCAGTATCAAGCAGAAGTTCCAACAGGCCTTAGCTTCTACTCAGACAATGAGAAGG TGTGCGAGGAGCAGGATCAATTGCTCTGGAGCCCTGGTACTTTGTCAGAGAGAAAAGTGGAAGTCTACCTCAGAGAGGCCCTGTCTGCAGATagtggaacagaaaattgtgGGGGACACATACGAGACAATGAACAG GCTTTATATGAGCTCTTAAAATGTAACTACAACACAAGTGAAGCCCTGACACACTACTGCAGTAATCTTAAATCATCAAAAG AAGAATCACCGCCATGGTCTGAAGAAGAGTGTAGAAATTTTGAACATGCGCTCCAGATTTATGAAAAGAATTTCCATCtgattcagaaaaacaag GTTCCAACAAGGACAGTTGCAGAATGTGTCGCCTTTTACTACATGTGGAAGAAGTCTGAACGTTTTGACTACTTTGTTCAGCAGAATCGTTttggaaaaaagaaatacagtattTACCCTGGGGTTAC AGACCTAATGGATCGCCTGGTTGACGAGGCAGAAGGTCTGGCAGTGGACAGCTCTTCGTCTGTAAGTTCAGGTGGAGCAGGAGGGAGGATGGAGGTGTCTGCGGAACAGCAGCTCGGTCTTCTTAACACTATCACGGCCAGTGACCTTACGG CTCTGAGTAACAGTGTAGCATCTGTATGCAATCCAGCTGATATGAGCTGTTTGGACTCTTCCTACTTCCCTCCTCTGGAGAGTTTACATCGGGGTGCGCTTGGTCATGATGAAGCACTGGGCTACCCCACAGCTGGTGATTCTGCCTGCCTCAGTGTGCTAGACTCAGCCTTCTACCGCTCAGACCTGGGCCAGCTGGGAGTATGCAGCAGCAAAGACTGTGAGCGCCCCTCCAAACGCCTAAAGATCGGCCTATCCGAGTCCCTCATCAACGATGTAGCCGTCACCAACCTGGGCATGGAGTTTGAGGGCAGACGAGCACACCGTATAACAGGAGCCAAAATGGCTGTGTCGGTCACGGACTTTGCCAGCATAGCCAGTGGGGAAGCGAACGGTTTTATAAGCCCCCACTCACGCCATCACCAACACACTGCACTGCAGTCTGACTGA
- the kgd4 gene encoding 28S ribosomal protein S36, mitochondrial, with the protein MGSRVSSGKMAAASRVVQVVRPHAPLIKFPNRQGIPRPNVQEALKLLAVNSAHSSPPALAQPATPAPRPAAAVSRLPGTPDSMAIVKDLPQRYRRRTLTLDEMDYIQRGGPE; encoded by the exons ATGGGAAGCAGAGTCAGTTCAGGCAAAATGGCTGCCGCCAGTCGGGTCGTAcag GTTGTGCGCCCTCATGCACCTTTAATCAAATTCCCAAATCGCCAGGGTATACCGAGGCCAAATG TACAAGAAGCACTAAAACTGCTTGCAGTCAACTCCGCACACTCATCTCCTCCTGCCTTAGCTCAACCGGCCACACCTGCCCCAAGACCTGCTGCAGCGGTCAGTCGCCTCCCGGGAACACCAGACAGCATGGCTATAGTTAAAGATCTCCCACAGAGATATCGCAGACGGACACTCACACTGGATGAAATGGACTATATTCAG CGTGGTGGACCAGAGTAA
- the cenph gene encoding centromere protein H isoform X1 — MVNKSKKALRLANDSQPQMDSPNLEGSPSSYVSVNEHPPASVSESVSPIKLLRMKEIMTNQCFDMNIKINMGKLKRSCDTFDTEADLSKYENAVEQARVSHFNKTLALSRMQVWNAVVEKLVQDDSEDMSLRTMVDENADLCEKTLKLVKETRELQDQITDIQKQRLEIKGHIKKKMQEINEIKQMENNQDQAQKQVVERAEAILQKYQKIATISQNVLRGIILASRVHWSDDPKLREIAMGLESIPK, encoded by the exons ATGGTGAATAAAAGCAAAAAGGCTTTAAGGCTAGCTAACGACAGCCAACCGCAG ATGGATTCCCCAAACCTGGAGGGCTCTCCCTCCAGTTATGTTTCAGTGAACGAACACCCACCAGCTtctgtttctgagagtgtatcgCCCATAAAGTTATTAAG GATGAAAGAAATAATGACCAATCAGTGTTTTGATATGAATATTAAGATTAACATGG GAAAACTTAAAAGATCATGTGACACCTTTGACACCGAAGCTGATCT gtccAAATATGAAAATGCAGTAGAACAGGCCAGAGTTTCACATTTCAACAAAACGCTAGCACTGAGCAG AATGCAGGTGTGGAACGCAGTCGTTGAGAAACTGGTCCAGGATGATTCAGAGGACAT GTCACTGAGGACAATGGTTGATGAAAATGCTGATCTCTGTGAAAAGACGTTAAAACTTGTGAAG GAAACACGTGAACTTCAGGACCAAATTACAGACATACAAAAACAGAGACTTG AGATTAAAGGGCATATCAAGaagaagatgcaggagattaaTGAGATAAAACAGATGGAAAATAATCAAGATCAGGCGCAGAAACAGGTAGTGGAGCGAGCTGAGGCAATCCTGCAGAAGTACCAGAAGATCGCCACCATCTCCCAAAATGTCCTCCGG GGGATCATTCTTGCCAGCAGGGTGCACTGGAGTGATGATCCTAAACTGAGAGAAATTGCAATGGGACTGGAAAGCATTCCAAAGTAA
- the cenph gene encoding centromere protein H isoform X2 translates to MDSPNLEGSPSSYVSVNEHPPASVSESVSPIKLLRMKEIMTNQCFDMNIKINMGKLKRSCDTFDTEADLSKYENAVEQARVSHFNKTLALSRMQVWNAVVEKLVQDDSEDMSLRTMVDENADLCEKTLKLVKETRELQDQITDIQKQRLEIKGHIKKKMQEINEIKQMENNQDQAQKQVVERAEAILQKYQKIATISQNVLRGIILASRVHWSDDPKLREIAMGLESIPK, encoded by the exons ATGGATTCCCCAAACCTGGAGGGCTCTCCCTCCAGTTATGTTTCAGTGAACGAACACCCACCAGCTtctgtttctgagagtgtatcgCCCATAAAGTTATTAAG GATGAAAGAAATAATGACCAATCAGTGTTTTGATATGAATATTAAGATTAACATGG GAAAACTTAAAAGATCATGTGACACCTTTGACACCGAAGCTGATCT gtccAAATATGAAAATGCAGTAGAACAGGCCAGAGTTTCACATTTCAACAAAACGCTAGCACTGAGCAG AATGCAGGTGTGGAACGCAGTCGTTGAGAAACTGGTCCAGGATGATTCAGAGGACAT GTCACTGAGGACAATGGTTGATGAAAATGCTGATCTCTGTGAAAAGACGTTAAAACTTGTGAAG GAAACACGTGAACTTCAGGACCAAATTACAGACATACAAAAACAGAGACTTG AGATTAAAGGGCATATCAAGaagaagatgcaggagattaaTGAGATAAAACAGATGGAAAATAATCAAGATCAGGCGCAGAAACAGGTAGTGGAGCGAGCTGAGGCAATCCTGCAGAAGTACCAGAAGATCGCCACCATCTCCCAAAATGTCCTCCGG GGGATCATTCTTGCCAGCAGGGTGCACTGGAGTGATGATCCTAAACTGAGAGAAATTGCAATGGGACTGGAAAGCATTCCAAAGTAA
- the mier3b gene encoding mesoderm induction early response protein 3 isoform X1 — MAEASLGSSSPVGSLSSEDHDFDPTAEMLVHEYDDERTLEEEESLEGEKNFSSELADLEKEGNMPLEELLAIYRYEASVSTAAGSSLDGSSGELADDLPDMTLDKEEIAKDLLSGDYEEETQSSADDLTPSVTSHEATDFFPRTLRSNATYDGDKESEGEEEGLSPEDSRKEIMVGSQYQAEVPTGLSFYSDNEKVCEEQDQLLWSPGTLSERKVEVYLREALSADSGTENCGGHIRDNEQALYELLKCNYNTSEALTHYCSNLKSSKEESPPWSEEECRNFEHALQIYEKNFHLIQKNKVPTRTVAECVAFYYMWKKSERFDYFVQQNRFGKKKYSIYPGVTDLMDRLVDEAEGLAVDSSSSVSSGGAGGRMEVSAEQQLGLLNTITASDLTALSNSVASVCNPADMSCLDSSYFPPLESLHRGALGHDEALGYPTAGDSACLSVLDSAFYRSDLGQLGVCSSKDCERPSKRLKIGLSESLINDVAVTNLGMEFEGRRAHRITGAKMAVSVTDFASIASGEANGFISPHSRHHQHTALQSD; from the exons ATGGCGGAG GCTTCCCTTGGGAGTTCGAGCCCTG TTGGCTCTCTGTCATCAGAAGATCATGACTTTGACCCGACAGCAGAGATGCTGGTTCATGAATATGATGACGAAAGAACACTAGAAGAAGAGGAGTCACTGGAAGGAGAAAAGAACTTCAGCAGTGAGTTAGCAGATCTGGAGAAG GAAGGAAATATGCCGCTGGAGGAACTCTTGGCCATATATCGTTATGAGGCATCAGTCAGTACAGCTGCAGGGTCAAGTTTAGATGGCTCTTCTGGTGAACTGGCTGATGATCTGCCTGATATGACCCTAGATAAG GAAGAAATAGCCAAAGATTTGCTGTCAGGTGACTATGAAGAAGAGACGCAATCATCAGCTGATGATCTGACCCCTTCTGTTACCTCCCACGAAGCCACTGACTTCTTCCCAAGAACTCTCAGAT CCAACGCTACATATGATGGCGATAAGGAGTCTGAGGGAGAAGAGGAGGGTCTCAGTCCAGAAGACTCAAGGAAG gAAATTATGGTTGGATCCCAGTATCAAGCAGAAGTTCCAACAGGCCTTAGCTTCTACTCAGACAATGAGAAGG TGTGCGAGGAGCAGGATCAATTGCTCTGGAGCCCTGGTACTTTGTCAGAGAGAAAAGTGGAAGTCTACCTCAGAGAGGCCCTGTCTGCAGATagtggaacagaaaattgtgGGGGACACATACGAGACAATGAACAG GCTTTATATGAGCTCTTAAAATGTAACTACAACACAAGTGAAGCCCTGACACACTACTGCAGTAATCTTAAATCATCAAAAG AAGAATCACCGCCATGGTCTGAAGAAGAGTGTAGAAATTTTGAACATGCGCTCCAGATTTATGAAAAGAATTTCCATCtgattcagaaaaacaag GTTCCAACAAGGACAGTTGCAGAATGTGTCGCCTTTTACTACATGTGGAAGAAGTCTGAACGTTTTGACTACTTTGTTCAGCAGAATCGTTttggaaaaaagaaatacagtattTACCCTGGGGTTAC AGACCTAATGGATCGCCTGGTTGACGAGGCAGAAGGTCTGGCAGTGGACAGCTCTTCGTCTGTAAGTTCAGGTGGAGCAGGAGGGAGGATGGAGGTGTCTGCGGAACAGCAGCTCGGTCTTCTTAACACTATCACGGCCAGTGACCTTACGG CTCTGAGTAACAGTGTAGCATCTGTATGCAATCCAGCTGATATGAGCTGTTTGGACTCTTCCTACTTCCCTCCTCTGGAGAGTTTACATCGGGGTGCGCTTGGTCATGATGAAGCACTGGGCTACCCCACAGCTGGTGATTCTGCCTGCCTCAGTGTGCTAGACTCAGCCTTCTACCGCTCAGACCTGGGCCAGCTGGGAGTATGCAGCAGCAAAGACTGTGAGCGCCCCTCCAAACGCCTAAAGATCGGCCTATCCGAGTCCCTCATCAACGATGTAGCCGTCACCAACCTGGGCATGGAGTTTGAGGGCAGACGAGCACACCGTATAACAGGAGCCAAAATGGCTGTGTCGGTCACGGACTTTGCCAGCATAGCCAGTGGGGAAGCGAACGGTTTTATAAGCCCCCACTCACGCCATCACCAACACACTGCACTGCAGTCTGACTGA